In Ictidomys tridecemlineatus isolate mIctTri1 chromosome 16, mIctTri1.hap1, whole genome shotgun sequence, a single genomic region encodes these proteins:
- the LOC144371530 gene encoding LOW QUALITY PROTEIN: uncharacterized protein LOC144371530 (The sequence of the model RefSeq protein was modified relative to this genomic sequence to represent the inferred CDS: substituted 1 base at 1 genomic stop codon) has protein sequence MWFLCYTGAEKNIYMGNTKHLESQEMEPLTLSDVVIEFSEEEWKFLDSSQQTLYGDVMLEIYKNLLFIGMSSNQNQEFSGEQEIQYFLQNLKKQRNHPYHGLKELYNEKSVNFFNPYPKFIYSSFYNQETNYRYKVCESIFNKTRRIPELQKINIGGKLYKLKKYVKSFKNSSILYQSSDKSSISKECKKYFNQILFVTKNNRFYKGDKPYKLKKCENVFKCWSNLFKHYSNHTGEKIWKCKKSVNAFNQKSHLTEHQKLHTGEKLYKCEECGKAFYQSSHLTRHQRLHTGEKPNKYKECGRAFNRKSHLTEHQRLHIGKKPDRCKECGKAFNQKYCLTQHQKIHTGEKPYKCKECSNTFNKKSKLTQHQRLHTGEMPYKCKECGKAFNKKSHLTGHQKIHTGEKPYKCKECGKSFNTKSNLIRHQKIHTGEKPYKCKSCEKAFNRKSHLTEHQRLHTGEKPYKCEECGKAFNQKSQLTRHQKIHPGEKPYKCKACGKAFNQKSQLTRHQKIHPEEKPYKCKACEKAFNRKSHLTEHQRLHTGEKPYKCKSCGKAFNKKSHLTEHQRLHTGEKPYKCKECGNTFNQKSKLTQHQRLHTGEMPYKCEECGKAFNQKLQLTRHQKIHTGEKPYKCKACEKAFNRKSHLTEHQRLHTGEKPYKCKECGKAFKKKSHLTEHQRLHTGEKPYKCKECGNTFNQKSKLTQHQRLHTGEMPYKCEECGKAFNQKSQLTRHQKIHTGEKPYKCKECGKAFKKKSHLIEHQRLHTGEKPYKCKECGNTFNQKSKLTQHQSLHTGEMPYKCNECGKAFNTKSSLTQHQRLHTGEKPXKCKECGNTFNQISKLTQHQRLHTGEMPYKCEECGKAFNQKSQLTRHQKIHTGEKPYKCKACEKAFNRKSHLTEHQRLYTREKP, from the exons gaaccaTTGACATTAAGTGATGTGGTCATTGAATTTTctgaagaggaatggaaattcCTGGACTCTTCTCAGCAGACTTTATATGGAGATGTGATGTTAGAGATCTATAAAAACCTACTCTTTATTG GTATGTCTTCTAATCAAAACCAAGAATTTTCAGGAGAGcaagaaatacaatattttttgcaAAACTTGAAAAAGCAAAG aaatcACCCATATCATGGTTTAAAAGAGCTTTACAATGAGAAAagtgtaaatttttttaatccatacccaaaatttatttattcaagctTTTATAATCAAGAGACAAATTACAGATATAAGGTAtgtgaaagcatttttaataaaactagaaGAATTCCTGAACTCCAGAAAATTAATATTGGTGGGAAGctctacaagttaaaaaaatatgtaaaatcatttaaaaattcctcAATTCTTTATCAGAGCAGTGATAAATCCTCCATAAgtaaagaatgtaaaaaatattttaatcaaattctATTTGTTACTAAAAACAATAGGTTTTACAAAGGAGATAAACCttacaaattaaagaaatgtgaaaatgtctTTAAGTGTTGGTCAAACCTCTTTAAACACTATAGtaatcatactggagagaaaatcTGGAAATGTAAAAAAAGTGTCAatgcttttaatcaaaaatcacaccttactgaacaccagaaacttcatacaggagaaaagctatacaaatgtgaagaatgtggcaaagctttttaTCAAAGTTCACACCTTACTAgacaccagagacttcatactggagaaaagccaaacaaatataaagaatgtggcagagcttttaatcgaaaatcacaccttactGAACACCAACGACTTCATATCGGAAAAAAGCCAGAcagatgtaaagaatgtggcaaagcttttaatcaaaaatattgccttactcaacaccaaaaaattcatactggagaaaagccatacaaatgtaaagaatgtagcaacacttttaataaaaaatcaaaacttactcaacaccagagacttcatactggagaaatgccatacaaatgtaaagaatgtggcaaagcttttaataaaaaatcacaccttactggacaccagaaaattcatactggagaaaagccatacaaatgcaaagaatgtggcaaatcTTTTAATACAAAATCAAACCTTATTcgacaccagaaaattcatactggagaaaagccatacaaatgtaaatcatgtgaaaaagcttttaatcgaaaatcacacctgactgaacaccagagacttcatactggagaaaagccatacaaatgtgaagaatgtggcaaagcttttaaccaaaaatcacaacttactagacaccagaaaattcatcctggagaaaagccatataaatgtaaagcatgtggcaaagcttttaaccAAAAATCACAACTTACTAGACACCAGAAAATTCATCCTGAAGAAaagccatataaatgtaaagcatgtgaaaaagcttttaatcgaaaatcacacctgactgaacaccagagacttcatactggagaaaagccatacaaatgtaaatcatgtggcaaagcttttaataaaaaatcacaccttactgaacatcagagacttcatactggagaaaagccatacaaatgtaaagaatgtggcaacacttttaatcaaaaatcaaaacttactcaacaccagagacttcatactggagaaatgccatacaaatgtgaagaatgtggcaaagcctttaaTCAAAAATTACAACTTACTagacaccagaaaattcatactggagaaaagccatataaatgtaaagcatgtgaaaaagcttttaatcgaaaatcacacctgactgaacaccagagacttcatactggagaaaagccatacaaatgtaaagaatgtggcaaagcttttaagaaaaaatcacaccttactgaacaccagagacttcatactggagaaaagccatacaaatgtaaagaatgtggcaacacttttaatcaaaaatcaaaacttactcaacaccagagacttcatactggagaaatgccatacaaatgtgaagaatgtggcaaagcttttaatcaaaaatcacaacTTACTAGACACCAGAAAA ttcatactggagaaaagccatacaaatgtaaagaatgtggcaaagcttttaagaaaaaatcacaccttattgaacatcagagacttcatactggagaaaagccatacaaatgtaaagaatgtggcaacacttttaatcaaaaatcaaaacttactcaacaccagagtcttcatactggagaaatgccatacaaatgcaatgaatgtggcaaagcttttaatacaaaatcatcccttactcaacaccagagacttcatacaggagaaaagccataaaaatgtaaagaatgtggcaacaCTTTTAATCAAATATCaaaacttactcaacaccagagacttcatactggagaaatgccatacaaatgtgaagaatgtggcaaagcctttaatcaaaaatcacaacttactagacaccagaaaattcatactggagaaaagccatataaatgtaaagcatgtgaaaaagcttttaatcgaaaatcacacctGACTGAACACCAGAGACTTTATACTCGAGAAAAGCCATAG